One stretch of Ailuropoda melanoleuca isolate Jingjing chromosome 20, ASM200744v2, whole genome shotgun sequence DNA includes these proteins:
- the PARP2 gene encoding poly [ADP-ribose] polymerase 2 isoform X1 translates to MAARRRGTRSGGARASNEAGRVHNGNTAIEDPPPAKKTRRCQRQGVKKEPVTGGEANNDRTEDKQESVKTLLLKGKAPVDPECTAKVGKAHVYCEGNDVYDVMLNQTNLQFNNNKYYLIQLLEDDAQRHFSVWMRWGRVGKMGQHSLVACSGDLNKAKEIFQKKFLDKTKNNWEDREKFEKVPGKYDMLEMDYTTNTQSEEESKKESLQSPLKPESQLDLRVQELIELICNVQAMEEMMVEMKYDTKKAPLGKLTVAQIKAGYQSLKKIEDCIRAGQHGRALMEACNEFYTRIPHDFGLRTPPLIRTEKELSDKVQLLETLGDIEIAIKLVKTELQSPEHPLDQHYRKLHCALRPLDYESYEFKVISQYLQSTHAPTHRDYTMTLLDVFEVEKEGEKEAFREDLHNRMLLWHGSRLSNWVGILSHGLRIAPPDAPITGYMFGKGIYFADMSSKSANYCFASRVKDTGLLLLSEVALGQCNELLEANPEAEELLRGKHSTKGLGKMAPSPASFITLNGSTVPLGPASDTGILNPEGYTLNYNEFIVYSPNQVRMRYLLKVRFNFLQLW, encoded by the exons ATGGCTGCCCGACGGCGGGGGACGCGCAGCGGCGGGGCCCGAG CATCAAATGAAGCTGGAAGAGTTCATAATGGCAACACAGCCATAGAAGACCCTCCTCCTGCAAAGAAAACTCGAAgatgccagaggcagggggtgaaAAAGGAGCCTGTGACTGGAGGAGAGGCCAATAATGACAGGACAGAAGACAAGCAAG AGTCTGTGAAGACCTTGCTGTTAAAGGGCAAAGCTCCTGTGGACCCTGAGTGCACAGCCAAGGTGGGAAAG gCCCATGTGTACTGTGAAGGGAATGATGTCTATGATGTCATGCTAAATCAG ACCAATCTTCAGTTCAACAACAACAAGTACTACTTGATTCAGCTGTTAGAAGATGATGCCCAGAGACACTTCAGTGTTTGGATGAGATGGGGCCGAG TTGGGAAAATGGGGCAGCACAGCTTGGTGGCTTGTTCAGGGGACCTCAACAAAGCCAAGGAAATCTTTCAGAAGAA ATTCcttgacaaaacaaaaaataattgggAGGATCGTGAGAAGTTCGAGAAGGTGCCTGGAAAATATGATATGCTAGAAATGGACTATACCACCAATACTCAG AGTGAAGAGGAATCAAAAAAGGAATCTCTTCAATCCCCTTTGAAACCAGAATCACAGCTAGATCTTCGTGTGCAGGAGCTGATAGAGTTGATCTGTAATGTCCAGGCCATGGAAGAGATGATGGTAGAAATGAAATACGACACCAAGAAAGCCCCACTTG GGAAGCTGACAGTGGCACAAATCAAGGCAGGCTACCAATCTCTTAAGAAGATTGAGGACTGTATTCGGGCGGGTCAGCATGGACGAGCTCTCATGGAAGCTTGCAATGAGTTCTACACCAGGATCCCACATGACTTTGG ACTCCGTACCCCTCCATTAATCCGGACCGAGAAAGAACTGTCAGACAAAGTACAACTACTAGAG ACTTTGGGGGACATTGAAATTGCCATCAAGCTGGTGAAGACAGAGCTGCAAAGCCCAGAACACCCATTGGACCAACACTATAGAAAACTACATTGTGCCTTGCGCCCTCTAGACTATGAAAGTTATGAgttcaaa GTGATTTCCCAGTACCTGCAGTCTACTCATGCTCCCACACACAGGGACTATACCATGACCTTGCTGGATGTTTTTGAAGTGGAGAAGGAGGGTGAAAAAGAAGCCTTCAGAGAGGACCTTCATAACAG GATGCTGCTGTGGCATGGTTCCAGGCTTAGTAACTGGGTGGGAATCCTGAGCCATGGGCTTCGAATTGCCCCACCTGACGCTCCCATCACAGGTTACATG TTCGGTAAAGGAATCTACTTTGCCGACATGTCTTCTAAGAGTGCCAATTACTGCTTTGCTTCTCGAGTAAAGGATACCGGACTATTGCTTTTATCAGAG GTCGCTCTAGGTCAGTGTAATGAGCTACTAGAGGCCAATCCCGAGGCAGAAGAATTACTTCGGGGCAAACATAGCACTAAGGGCCTGGGCAAGATGGCTCCCAGTCCTGCCTCCTTTATCACCCT GAACGGGAGTACGGTACCCTTAGGACCAGCAAGTGACACAGGAATTCTGAATCCAGAAGGTTATACCCTCAACTACAATGAATTTATTGTCTATAGCCCCAACCAGGTCCGTATGCGGTATCTTCTAAAGGTTCGGTTTAATTTCCTGCAGCTGTGGTGA
- the PARP2 gene encoding poly [ADP-ribose] polymerase 2 isoform X2, whose protein sequence is MLNQTNLQFNNNKYYLIQLLEDDAQRHFSVWMRWGRVGKMGQHSLVACSGDLNKAKEIFQKKFLDKTKNNWEDREKFEKVPGKYDMLEMDYTTNTQSEEESKKESLQSPLKPESQLDLRVQELIELICNVQAMEEMMVEMKYDTKKAPLGKLTVAQIKAGYQSLKKIEDCIRAGQHGRALMEACNEFYTRIPHDFGLRTPPLIRTEKELSDKVQLLETLGDIEIAIKLVKTELQSPEHPLDQHYRKLHCALRPLDYESYEFKVISQYLQSTHAPTHRDYTMTLLDVFEVEKEGEKEAFREDLHNRMLLWHGSRLSNWVGILSHGLRIAPPDAPITGYMFGKGIYFADMSSKSANYCFASRVKDTGLLLLSEVALGQCNELLEANPEAEELLRGKHSTKGLGKMAPSPASFITLNGSTVPLGPASDTGILNPEGYTLNYNEFIVYSPNQVRMRYLLKVRFNFLQLW, encoded by the exons ATGCTAAATCAG ACCAATCTTCAGTTCAACAACAACAAGTACTACTTGATTCAGCTGTTAGAAGATGATGCCCAGAGACACTTCAGTGTTTGGATGAGATGGGGCCGAG TTGGGAAAATGGGGCAGCACAGCTTGGTGGCTTGTTCAGGGGACCTCAACAAAGCCAAGGAAATCTTTCAGAAGAA ATTCcttgacaaaacaaaaaataattgggAGGATCGTGAGAAGTTCGAGAAGGTGCCTGGAAAATATGATATGCTAGAAATGGACTATACCACCAATACTCAG AGTGAAGAGGAATCAAAAAAGGAATCTCTTCAATCCCCTTTGAAACCAGAATCACAGCTAGATCTTCGTGTGCAGGAGCTGATAGAGTTGATCTGTAATGTCCAGGCCATGGAAGAGATGATGGTAGAAATGAAATACGACACCAAGAAAGCCCCACTTG GGAAGCTGACAGTGGCACAAATCAAGGCAGGCTACCAATCTCTTAAGAAGATTGAGGACTGTATTCGGGCGGGTCAGCATGGACGAGCTCTCATGGAAGCTTGCAATGAGTTCTACACCAGGATCCCACATGACTTTGG ACTCCGTACCCCTCCATTAATCCGGACCGAGAAAGAACTGTCAGACAAAGTACAACTACTAGAG ACTTTGGGGGACATTGAAATTGCCATCAAGCTGGTGAAGACAGAGCTGCAAAGCCCAGAACACCCATTGGACCAACACTATAGAAAACTACATTGTGCCTTGCGCCCTCTAGACTATGAAAGTTATGAgttcaaa GTGATTTCCCAGTACCTGCAGTCTACTCATGCTCCCACACACAGGGACTATACCATGACCTTGCTGGATGTTTTTGAAGTGGAGAAGGAGGGTGAAAAAGAAGCCTTCAGAGAGGACCTTCATAACAG GATGCTGCTGTGGCATGGTTCCAGGCTTAGTAACTGGGTGGGAATCCTGAGCCATGGGCTTCGAATTGCCCCACCTGACGCTCCCATCACAGGTTACATG TTCGGTAAAGGAATCTACTTTGCCGACATGTCTTCTAAGAGTGCCAATTACTGCTTTGCTTCTCGAGTAAAGGATACCGGACTATTGCTTTTATCAGAG GTCGCTCTAGGTCAGTGTAATGAGCTACTAGAGGCCAATCCCGAGGCAGAAGAATTACTTCGGGGCAAACATAGCACTAAGGGCCTGGGCAAGATGGCTCCCAGTCCTGCCTCCTTTATCACCCT GAACGGGAGTACGGTACCCTTAGGACCAGCAAGTGACACAGGAATTCTGAATCCAGAAGGTTATACCCTCAACTACAATGAATTTATTGTCTATAGCCCCAACCAGGTCCGTATGCGGTATCTTCTAAAGGTTCGGTTTAATTTCCTGCAGCTGTGGTGA